The genome window GGGCTCGCGGGTCTGGGCGAAGGTTTCGACGATCCGGCCCTGGGGCGCGTCGAACACCGTCACCGAGTCGGGGTCCTGGTGCAGCCCCGCCAGCAGCGGCAGATCCTCGTGGCCGGAGAGATACTCCTGCGCGAGCGCGGGCGCGGCGCAGAAAAGGGCGAGCGCCGCCGCCGCCCCGCGCATCCAGTTCCGCCCTCGCCGCATGTCTCGCCCCTTCATCGCTGACAGACGGGACAATAATACGTGGAACGGCCGCCTTGCACGACCCGTTTGATGACGTGCCCGGCCCGGCCGCTCGGGCACGGGCTTCCGGCGCGGTCGTAGACCCGGAAGTTCATCTGGAAGTAGCCGAGCCCGCCGTCCGGGCGGCGGTGGTCCCTGAGGGTCGAGCCGCCCGCCGCCACCGCCTCGGCGAGCACCGCGCGGATCGCCGCCGCCAGCCGCGCGACCCGCCGCGGACCGAGCGACCCGGCCGCCGCGAACGGCGAAATTCCGGCGCGGTTCAGCGATTCGCACACGTAAATGTTGCCGAGCCCGGCGACCACCGCCTGGTCGAGCAGCGCGAGCTTGACCGGCTGGGCGCGGCCCGCGAGCCCCGCCGCCAGCGCCGCGGCGTCGAACGCGGGGGAGAGCGGCTCCGGCCCCAGGCGCGCGAGCAGCGGGTCGAATTCCAGACGGCCGGGGGCGGCGTAATCGACGAAGCCGAAGCGGCGCGGATCGTGGAAGGTGACGACGTCGCCCGAATCGAGCCGGAAGCGCACGTGATCGTGCCGTGCCGCCGGCGGCTCGCCCGCCGACACCCCGACGCGGCCGGACATGCCGAGGTGGATCAGCACCGCGCCGCCGTCGTCGAGCCGCCAGATCATCACCTTGCCGCGGCGGTCGAGGGACTCGACCCGCCGTCCGGACACGCACTGGCCGAAGCCCGCCGGCACCGGCCGCCGCAGATCGCCGCGGCCGATCCACACGCCCGCGATCGCCCGGCCCGCGACGAACGGCGCGAGACCGAGACGCGCGGTTTCGACTTCGGGGAGTTCGGGCATCTTCGGAAACCTTCGGAAACGGGAGCGGACGCAATTTCAACATGGTGCGGCGCGTCGCCATCCGCTATGGTGCGGGCATGTCATCCGCACCGCAAGATCCGGGTTCCGCCTCGGGCGAAACCACGCATTTCGGCTTCCGCACCGTTGCCGCCAAGGCCAAGGCCGGGCTGGTGCGCGAGGTCTTCGATTCCGTCGCCGACCGTTACGACGTGATGAACGACCTGATGAGCCTCGGCGTCCACCGCGCATGGAAGAACGCGATGCTCGACGCGCTCGATCCGCGCCCCGGCCGCACCTACCTCGACGTCGCGGGCGGCACCGGCGACATCGCCTTCCGCATCCGCGAGCGGGTGGCGAAGACGGGCGGCAAGGCGCGCATCGTCGTCGCCGACATCAACACCGAGATGCTGCGGGTCGGCCGCGACCGCGCCATCGACCGGGGCATCGCCGCCGATCTCGAATGGCTGTGCCTCGACGCCCAGAGCGTGCCGCTGCCGGACCGCTCGGTGGACGTCTACACCATCGCCTTCGGGCTCCGCAACGTCACCGACATCCGGCTCGCCCTCTCCGAGGCGCGGCGCGTGCTGAAGCCGGGGGGCCGGTTCCTCTGCCTCGAATTCTCGAAGGTGGTGCTGCCGCTGCTCGACAAGGCCTACGACGCCTATTCCTTCACCGTGCTGCCGTTCCTCGGCCGCACCGTTGCGCACAACGCCGACGCCTACCGCTACCTCGCCGAAAGCATCCGCAAGATGCCGCCGCAGGACGAACTCGCCGCGTGGATGCGCGACGCGGGCCTGGCCAACGTCGGCTACCGCAACTATTCGGGCGGCATCGCGGCGCTGCATTCCGGCTGGCGGATCTAGGACGCGATGTTCCGTTCGGTTCGCAACACGTTGCGGCTTCTCACCATCGCGCGGGTGCTGGCGCGCCACGACGCCCTGTTCCCGCTTTCCAAGCTGCCGATGACGCGGCGCATCGCCGCGCTCGCCGCGCGGGTCTCGAACCGCCGCGCCGCGGGTCGCCCGGGCGAACGGCTGGCCCGCGCGCTGGTGGAACTGGGGCCGTCGTTCATCAAGTTCGGCCAGGCGCTCTCCACCCGCGCCGACCTCGTCGGCGACGCGGTGGCCGCCGATCTCTCGATGCTGCAGGACCGCATCGCGCCGTTCCCGTTCGCCGAGGTCGAACGCATCGTCGCCGCCGAGTTCGAGCGGCCGATCGCCGAGCTCTACGCCGCGTTCGATCCGGAGCCGATCGCCGCCGCCTCGGTGGCGCAGGTGCACCGCGCCGTCACCCGGGACGGCCGCACCGTCGCGGTCAAGATCACCCGCCCCGGCGTCGAGGCCGCGTTCGAGCGCGACGTCGACCTGCTCTACTGGCTCGCCGAGATCGCCGACCGCACCCAGCCCGGCCTGCGCCGCCTGCGCCTGCACGAAAGCGTCACCGCCTTCGCCGACACCGTGGCGATGGAGCTCGACCTGCGGTTCGAGGCCGCCGCCGCCTCCGAGCTCGCCGAGAACTTCGCCGACGACGACACCTTCCGCGTGCCCGACGTGCTGTGGCCGCTCACCGGCAAGAACGTGCTGACCACCGCGTGGATCGAAAACGGCATTCCGATCGACGAGCGCGACCGCCTCGCCGCCGCGGGCTTCGCCCCCACCGCGATCGCCGAGCGCGCCGCCCGCGCGTTCTTCAAGATGGTGTTCTCCGACGGCTTCTTTCACGGCGACATGCACCCCGGCAACCTGTTCGTCGGCGCCGCGGGCGAGATCGTCGCGGTCGACTTCGGCATCATGGGGCGGATCGGCGTCGCCGAGCGCCGCTACCTCGGCGAAATGCTGCTGGCGTTCCTGAACGGCGACTACCGCCGCGCCGCCGAGGTCCACTTCGAAGCGGGCTACGTACCGCCCGACCGCTCGGTCGACCTGTTCGCCCAGGCCTGCCGCTCGATCGCCGAGCCGATCCTCGGCCTGCCCGCCGCCGAGGTTTCGGTGGCGCGCCTGCTCGCCCAGCTATTCAAGGTCACCGAGACCTTCGGCATGGAGGTGCAGCCCCAGCTCCTGGTGCTGCAGAAGACCATGCTCACCGCCGAGGGCATCGGCCGCGGCCTCTGCCCCGAAGTCAACTTCTGGGAACTCGCCCGGCCGCTGATCGAGGAATGGATGGCGCAGAACGTCGCACCGCCCGCCAAGATCCGCCGCGGCGTCGAGGACGCCTGGGACGCGATGCGCCGGATCCCGGAGATCGTCCGCCGCGCCGACGCGATGTCGCGGCAGATGGCGGAGAGCGGCGTCAAGCTCCACCCCGACACCGTGCGCGCGCTGCTCGACCGCCGCCGCAGCCAGATCGTCCATACCTGGGCGCCGTGGGCGCTGATCGTCGTTCTGATGGCGGTCCTGCTCACTCGGATGTGAGCCTTTACATCGCCGGTCCCGTCCGGTATCCCCATAACTGCGTGGTGAATTGGCGGAATGAACGATGCTCGCCGGTAAAAAGGTCTTTCTCGTGATTTCGGGCGGCATCGCCGCCTACAAGGCGCTCGAGCTGATCCGCCGCCTGCAGGACCGGGGCGCGCAGGTGCGCTGCTGCCTCACCGCCAACGCCACGCAGTTCGTCACCCCGATGGCGGTTTCGGCGCTCTCGCAGGGGCCGGTCTACATGGACCAGTTCTCGCTCAAGGACGAAAGCGAGATGGGCCACATCGAGCTTTCCCGCCAGTCGGACCTCCTCGTCGTCGCGCCCGCCACCGCGAACATCCTCGCGCGCATGGCCGCAGGCATCGCCGACGAGCTCGCCACCACCCTGCTGCTCGCCACCGACAAGCCGGTCCTGGTCGCGCCCGCGATGAACGTGCGGATGTGGCTGCACGCCGCGACTCAGGCCAACGTCGCCACCCTCGCGGCGCGCGGCATCCGCTTCGTCGGCCCCGGAGAGGGCGCGATGGCCTGCAACGAGTTCGGCCCCGGCCGCCTCGCCGAGGTTCCGGAAATCGTTTCCGCTATCGAAACGATCCTCAATCCGCATCGTCCCCTGGCGGGGCAACGGGCGATCGTCACCAGCGGCCCGACGGTCGAGCCGATCGATCCGGTGCGCTTCATCGCCAACCGCTCTTCCGGCAAGCAGGGCCACGCCATCGCCGCCGCGCTCGCCGCCCTCGGCGCCGAGGTCACGCTGGTGAGCGGCCCCACCGCGCTGCCCGATCCGGAAGGGGTCGCCACCGTCCGCGTCGAAAGCGCGCGGGAGATGCTCGCCGCCTGCCGCGCCGCGCTGCCCGCCGACGTCGCGGTGTGCGCCGCCGCGGTCGCCGACTGGGGGGTGGAGGCGGTCGCCGAGCAGAAGCTCAAGAAGGAACCGGGCGGCGCGCCCCCCGAGATCCGCCTGGTGCCGAACCCCGACATCCTCGCCGCTCTCTCCGCCCCCGGCGACGCCCGGCCGCGCCTTGTCGTCGGCTTCGCCGCCGAGACCGAAAAGCTCGTCGCGCACGCCCAGGCGAAACGCGCCCGCAAGGGCTGCGACTGGATCGTCGCCAACGACGTCTCCGCCGCCGCCGGAACCTTCGGCGGCGACCGCAACCAGGTCACCCTGATCACCGAAGCCGGCTGCGAACCCTGGCCCGCCGCCTCCAAGCAGGCCGTCGCAGCCCGACTTGCCGACCGCATCGCCGAGGCCCTGTCATGACCATCGTCACCGTTCCCGTCGCCGTTCCCGTGCAGCGGCTCGACCACGCCGCCGACCTGCCGCTGCCGCGCTATCAGACGCCGGGCTCGGCGGGCGTCGACCTGCTCGCCGCCGTCGCCGAGCCGCTCACCCTCGCGCCCGGCGCGCGCGCGCTGGTGCCCACCGGCATCTGCATCGCCCTGCCGACCGGCTACGAGGCGCAGGTGCGGCCGCGCTCCGGCCTCGCGCTCAAGCACGGCGTGACCGTGCTCAACGCCCCCGGCACCATCGATTCCGACTACCGCGGCGAGGTTTGCGTGATTCTCGCCAATCTCGGCGCCGAGCCCTTCACCGTCGCCCGCGGCGAGCGCATCGCGCAGATGGTGGTCGCGCCGGTTACGCGCATCGTCTGGCAGTCGGTCGGCGCGGCGCTGCCGGAAACCGGCCGCGGCGCGGGCGGGTTCGGCTCCACCGGCACGAAGTAACGGAGGCCGCCGCCCGATGCTCTCTCCGTCGAAGAAAACCCTGTTCGCCATCGAGGCGGTGCTCGACATCGCCTACAACGCGGGCGGCGAGCCGGTGCAGAGCAGCGAGATCACCGCCCGCCAGGGGATCCCGCGCCGCTACCTCGAACAGACCCTCCAGGCGCTGGTGCGCGCCAACGTGCTGATCGGCGTGCGCGGCCCCAAGGGCGGCTACCGCCTCGCCCGCGAGCGCCGCCGCATCAGCGTCGGCGACATCGTCCGCGTCGTGCAGGCGGCTGAAGGCCCGCCCCCCGAGGACAACCTCCCGCACTCGGACATCGGCGTGCGGGTGATCCAGCCGATGTGGGAAGACCTCCAGGGATCGCTGATGGCCGAGCTCGACGCGCTCTCGATCGACACCCTCTGCCAGCGCGCCTCGGAAACCGGCGTACCCTGCCAGGCGCGCGACCGCCTGAGCTACGATATCTGACCCCATCGAGAAGGAGGTTTCCCATGCCGCAGACACCCCCCGTCGCCTCCTTCCGCGGACGCATCTACGACAGCATTCTCGACACCGTCGGCGCGACCCCGATCGTCCGCCTCGCCCGCCTCGCGGCGGACCAGGGCGTGGGCGCGGAGATCCTCGCCAAGCTCGAATTCTTCAACCCGCTCGCCTCGGTCAAGGACCGCATCGGCGCCGCGATGATCGCCGACGCCGAGGCCCGCGGGCTGATCGACGCCGACACCGTGCTGATCGAGCCGACCTCCGGCAACACCGGCATCGCCCTCGCGTTCGTCTGCGCCGCCAAGGGTTACAAGCTGATCCTCACCATGCCCGAGAGCATGTCGGCCGAGCGCCGCAAGCTCCTCGCCCTGCTCGGCGCCAAGCTCGAACTGACCCCGGCGGCCAAGGGAATGAAGGGCGCGATCGCCCGCGCCGAGGAGCTCGCCCGCACCCTGCCCAAGGCGATCATCCTCCAGCAGTTCTCCAACCGCGCCAACCCGGCCGCCCACCGCGCCACCACCGCCGAGGAAATCTGGGCGGACACCGCGGGCAAGGTCGACGTCCTCGTCGGCGGCGTCGGCACCGGCGGCACCCTCACCGGCTGCGCCGAGGTGCTCAAGGCCCGCAACCCCGCCATCCGGATCGTTGCCGTGGAGCCCGAGGACAGCCCGGTCCTCTCCGGCGGCGTCGCCGGACCCCACGGCATCCAGGGCCTCGGCGCGGGGTTCGTCCCCGACGTTCTCGACACCGCCCTCCTCGACGAAGTCGTCCAGATCGCCACCGCCACCGCGCTCGCCACCGCCCGCCTCGCGGCGCGGCTCGAAGGCGTGCCGGTCGGCATCTCCTCCGGCGCCGCCCTCGCCGCCGCCGTCGAAATCGGCAAGCGGCCGGAAAACGCCGGGAAACGCATCGTCGCCATCATCCCTTCGTTCGCCGAACGCTACCTCTCGACGCCGCTGTTCGACGGACTGTAAGGCCGTAAACCTTCGCGGAGGGTCTCGGACCCTCCGCACCTCCCTTCGGTTTTCGCGCGAAGCGCCATCATCCTCCCACGCGGCGCGACGGTTGACTCCCGCTCCGCGGAAACCCAAAACCAACGGGATGCAAGGGCCTCGGCCCTTGCCGGGTGCGGGCGGAGCCCGCGAACCTCTCGGAACCCTGCATCATGGCCCTGACCAGAGACCAGAATCTACGCTACGCCCGCCAGATCCTGCTGCCCGAGGTCGGCGGCGCGGGGCAGGAGAAGCTGCTCGCCGCCCACGTACTGGTGGTCGGCGCGGGCGGGCTCGGTTCGCCGGTCCTGCTGTATCTCGCCGCCGCCGGCGTGGGGCGGATCACCGTGGCGGACGACGACACCGTGGCGGTGTCGAACCTCCAGCGTCAGGTGCTCTACGACACCGTGCAGGTGGGCCTCGGCAAGGCGAGCTGCGCGGCGGCGCGCATCGACGCGCTCAATCCGGAGGTCCGCGTCGAGGTTCGCACCGACCGCATGACCGCCGCCAACGCCGCCGAACTGCTGGCCGGGGTCGACGTGGCGGTCGACTGCCTCGACAGCTTCGGCAGCCGCCTCACCCTTTCGGACGCCTGCGTCGCGGCGGGCACGCCGCTGGTCTCGGCGGCGATCCAGGGATTCTCCGGTCTGCTCGCGGTGTTCGACCCGGCATCCGGCGGCCCCTGCTACCGCTGCCTCAATCCCGCGCCGCCGCCGCGCAGCGCCGACGTCCGCGCCTGCGAGGTGAGCGGCGTTCTCGGCGCGGTCGCGGGCTGGGTCGGCACCGCCCAGGCGCTCGCGGTCGAGCGCCTGATCCTCGGCGTCGGCGACGACCGCGCGGGCTGGCTCACCACCTTCGACGGCCTCACCGGCAGCGCCCGGCGCGTCCGCCTGCCGCGCGACCCGGCGTGTCCGGCGTGCGGCGCGCACTGAAAAAAGCATCGTGGAGGGAGTCGGTCCCTCCGCACCTCCGGTTCGTTCGCGAACCTCCTCTGCTTCAGGAGATCGGCAGCATGGCCAACACGGTAGTCATCACCGGCGCGACCGCCGGATTCGGCGCGGCGTGCGCGCGGCGGTTCGGCGCGGCGGGCTGGAACCTCGTGCTCGCAGGGCGACGGGCGGAACGGCTGGAGACTCTGAAGGCCGAGCTTTCACCGACGTGCGCGGTCCACACCGTGGCGCTCGACGTGCGCGACCGCGCCGCGGTGCTGGCGGCGGTGGACGCGCTGCCCGCGCCGTTCTCGACCGTCCACTCCCTGATCAACAACGCCGGGCTCGCCCTCGGCCTCGCGCCCGCGCAAGCCTGCGACCTCGACGAATGGGACCGGATGATCGACACCAACGTCAAGGGCTTCGCCTACGTCGCCCGGGCGCTGCTGCCGAAGCTGATCGCGGTCGGCGAGGGCACGGTGGTCAACCTCGCCTCGGTCGCCGCCAAGTGGCCCTATCCCGGCGGCAACGTCTACGGCGCGACCAAGGCGTTCGTCCGCCAGTTCTCCTACAACCTCCGCTGCGACCTCGTCGGCACCGGCGTGCGCGTCACCTCGATCGAACCGGGCATGGCGGAAAGCGAGTTCTCGCTGGTGCGCTTCCAGGGCGACGCCGACCGCGCCGCCAAGGTCTACGCCGGAACCGACTCCCTCACCCCCGAGGACATCGCCGAATCGATCTTCTGGGTCTGCACCCTGCCCAAGCACGTCAACGTCAACTGCCTCGAAATCATGCCCACCTGCCAGACCTGGCAGCCGTTCCACGTGCATCGCGAAGGGTGAAACGCCCCGGCGCCCTCACATCTCCAGCACGTCCGAGAAGGCGACGAACGCGTCGGTGACCGGCGCGGGGAAAGGCTTGCCGTCGAGACTGGCGATCGGCCGGAGGGTGAGGGCGGAGATCACGAAGCCCGCGCGCGCCTGGGCGATTTCCGCCGGGGAAAGGGATTTCTCCGCGATCAGTCCGGCGTCGAGGAGGCGGGCACGGGCGGTGCCCGGCAGCGCGCCGTCGGCGACCGGCGGGGTGAGCCAGGCGTCGCCGAGGCGGAACACGAGGTTGGCGATCGCGGTTTCGGCGACCCGCCCTTCGGTGTTGAGGAGCACGGCATCGTCGGCGAGGGCGGCGTCGGCCTCGATGCGGGCGAGGAGGGAATCGCCGTAGCTGGTGGTCTTGATGCGCGCGAGCGGCGAGAGGTGGTTGCGCCGGGTGGAGCGGGCGGTGACGAGACGGGCGGGGGTGACCACCGGCAGCGCCGCGGCGATGGTGGCGAGAATCGTGGGCGTGGGGTTGGCGGGCGGCAACGCGCCGCGCGGACCGGGGCCGCGGCTGACGGTGAGACGGACGACGCCGTCGGCGACCGCCGATGCATCGAGGAGATCGGCGAGAATCCGTCCCGGGTCGAGCGGCAGGAGGCCGAAGTGCAGCACCTTGAGCCCCTCGGCGAGGCGGGCAAGGTGGCGTTCCGGCGCGACCGGCGCGCGGTGGCGGACGCGGATCGTCTCGAACACGCCGTCGCCGAGAAGGAACCCGCGATCGGAAACCGGGATGCAGGCGCCGGAGGCGGGCAGGATGCGGCCGTTGAGGCTGACGGTCTCGGGCATCAGACGTCCTCCGCGTCGAGGAAGGGGCAGTCGGGGGTGACGGCGCGCAGCAGGGCCACGGCCTTCACCAGGGTTTCGCGGTATTCCTCGGCGGGAACGGAATCGGCGACGATGCCGCCGCCCGCCGAAACCGAAAGCGTGTCGTCGTCGACCACGACGGTGCGGATGGCGATCGCGGTGTCCATCGCGCCGTCGTCGCCGAGCCAGCCGATCGCGCCGCAGTAGGGGCCGCGCCGCGCGCCCTCGCGCTCGGCGATGATCTCCATCGCGCGTACCTTGGGCGCGCCGGTGATCGATCCGCCGGGAAAGGCCCGGCGCAGGACGTCGAGGGTCGGCACCTCCGGGCGCGGTTCCGCCGTCACCACCGACACCAGATGGTGCACCGCGGCATAGCTTTCCAGCGCGCACAGGGCGGGCACGCGGACGCTGCCGAGAACCGCGGTGCGCGAGAGGTCGTTGCGCATGAGATCGACGATCATCAGGTTTTCGGCGCGGTCCTTGGCCGAGGCGGCGAGTTCGGCGGCGAGGCGGCGGTCCTCCTCCGGCGTGCGGCCGCGCGGCCGGGTCCCCTTGATCGGCCGGGTTTCGACGCGGCGGCCGCCGGTCTCCGTCACCGCCACCCTGAGGAACCGCTCCGGCGACGCCGAAACCACCGCGCGCCCGGCGTCGACGCACAGGAACGCGGCGAACGGCGCGGGGTTGACGCGGCAGAGCCTGCGGAACAGGCCGTAGGCGCTCAATCCCGCCGGGCGCGGCGCGAGGAAGCGCTGGGCGACGTTGGCCTGGAAGATTTCGCCCGCGTGGATCTCGGCGACGGTACGGCGGATGCGATCCTCGTAGTCGGCGCGGCTCCACGCCGGGGTCCAGGCGGTCGGCCCCCAGGCCTCCTCGGGAGGAAGAGCGGGCGCGGCGGCGATCGCGGCGGCGAGATCCGCGGCGGGATCCGCGCCGCCCACCGAGACCACCGCGGCGGTGCGGGTCTTGAGATCGAACACCGCGGCGGCGTCGAACACGGCGAAGCGCAGATCCGGCAGGTTCGGGCCGGACGCGGCGGGGAGCGGCAGACGTTCGAGGGTCCCGCCGAGTTCGTAGCCGAAATAGCCGATCGCGCCGCCCGCGAACGGGCCGAACGCGGGCGGCAGGGCGGCGGGCCGCGCCGCCAGCGCCGCCGCGAGGTCGGGAAAGCCGCCCTCCACCAGCGCGGCGGGATGCGGCGCGAGAATCGCGAAATCGCCGCCGACGAGCAACGCCGCGCCGGGCGTAGCGGCATGGGGGGCGAAGGCGGCGAGCGGATCGCGCCACCGGATCGGCCGGATCAGGGGGCGGAGGCGCGCCGCCATGGCGGTCAGTGGTGGGGAAGAACGCGGTCGGGCGGCCGATGGCCGTCGACGAAGGTCTTGATGTTGATCAGCACCTTCTGCCCCATTTCCTGACGGGCCTCGTGAGTGGCGGCGCCGAGGTGGGGCATCAGCACGACGTTGTCGAGGGCGACGAAGCGCGGATCGACCGCCGGTTCGTTCTCGAACACGTCGAGCGCCGCGCCGGCGATCCGGCGGCTCGCGAGCATCTCCAGCAGCGCGTCCTCGTCCACCACGTAGCCGCGCGCGGTGTTGACGAGATACGACGTCGGGCGCATCAGTTCGAGGCGGCGGCGATTGAGGAGGTGGCGGGTCTGCGGCGTGCCGGGGCAATGGATCGAGATCACGTCCATGCGTGGCAGCATCTGGTCCAGGTCGTCCCAGTAGGTCGCCTCCAGCATGTCCTCCACCGAGGGATGGAGGCGGCGGCGATTGTGGTAGTGGATCGACATGCCGAAGCCGCGGGCGCGCTCCGCCACCGCCTGACCGATCCGCCCCATGCCGATGATGCCGAGGCGCTTGCCGGAAACGCGGCTGCCGAGCATCGTCGTCGGCCCCCAGCCCACCCACTTGCCCGCACGCACCAGCCGGTCGCCCTCGATCAGGCGGCGCGGCACCGCGAGCAGCAGCGCCATCGTCATCTCGGCGGTGTCCTCGGTGAGGACGTCGGGGGTGTTGGTGACGGTAATGCCGCGGCTCTGGGCGTAGGCGACGTCGACGTGATCGGTACCGGAACCGAAGTTGGCGATCAGCTTGAAGTCGGGCCCGGCGGCATCCAGCACCGCGCGGTCGAGCACGTCGGTAACGGTGGGGACCAGAACGTTGGCGCGCGCCACCGCGGCCTTGAGCTCGTCGGCGTTCATGCGGTGATCGTCGGCATTGAGCCGGACGTCGAAAAGCTCCTTCATCCGGGTTTCCGTGGCTTCCGGCAGACGACGGGTGACGATGACGATCGGCTTTTTCATGCTTTATCCCCTCCGGACGCCGCGCGTGTCCGCGCCCGGGCAGGATTACCAAGGCGCGTGGCGGTTGTCCAGGGTTGAGCCCGCGTACCCGATGACGCTATGGTGACGGCCGTGCCGTTCAAGGAGCCGCCGCCGCCCATGAAACCTCTGCTGCCGATCGCCCGCGCCCTTACCCTCGCCGTGTTCGCGGCGTCGGCCGCGCCCGCGCAGGCCGCCGATCCGGGCGAAAGCGGGCAGCGCCTGCCGCGTTTCGTCAGCCTGCGCGCCACCCAGGTCAACCTCCGGTCCGGCCCCGGCGTGCGGTATCCGATCGAATGGGTGTACCTCCAGCGCGACCTGCCGGTGGAGGTGATCCAGGAATTCGACCACTGGCGCAAGATCCGCGATTGGGAGGGCACCGAAGGCTGGGTGCACCGCAGCATGCTCTCGGGCAACCGCGCGATCCGCATCGTCGGCACCGCCGCGCCGCTGCGCGCGCAGCCGCAGGCGGAAAGCCCGGTGGTGGCCCAACTCGAGGGCGGCGTGGTCGGGCGGCTGGTCGCCTGCCCCGAAAACTCGACCTTCTGCCGCGTCGAGGCGGGCGGATATTCGGGCTGGCTGCCGCGCGCGGCGTTCTGGGGCGCGTATCGCGGCGAAACGGTGAAGTAGAGATGCCCGCCGCCCCGCGAATCGCCGAGATCGCCCCCGCCGACGCGCCGCGGGATCTGCTGCTGCTGGCGGACCCTTCGCCCGCCAAGCTCGAGTCCTACCTGCCCGGCGCGCGGTGCTTCGCCGCCGATACCGGCGCGGCGCCGGTCGGCGCGTGCGCGATCGTGCCCCTCGGCCCGGACGTTTTCGAACTGATGAGCATCGCGGTTTCGCCGGACGCACAGCGGCGCGGCATCGGCACCGCGCTGCTCCGGCACGCGATCGCCGTCCTCGCGTCCGCCGGAGCGAAACGGCTGGAGGTGGGCACCGGGTCGTTCGGCTATCAGCTCGCGTTCTATCAGCGTCAGGGATTCCGGGTCGAGCGCGTCGACCGGGATTTCTTCGTGCGGACCTATCCGGAGCCTATCGTCGAAGACGGCATCCGGCTGCGCGACATGCTGCGGCTCGCGCTCGAACTTCCGTCCGAGCCCGTCCGCAATCCGTAAAACCGGCGTGGCCGCCTCAGTCGCCGACGCGCACGACGATGTCGATGCGCCGGATCGTCTTGCCCTCGGGAATCGCGGGCGAACCCACCACCTGAAGATTATGGGCCGGAATGTCGGTGAGGGTTCCGGTATCTTCGTCGTAGCAGTGGTGGTGCGAGGCGACGTTGGTGTCGAAGTACGAGCACCCGGCGTCCAC of uncultured Alphaproteobacteria bacterium contains these proteins:
- the mutM gene encoding Formamidopyrimidine-DNA glycosylase; the encoded protein is MPELPEVETARLGLAPFVAGRAIAGVWIGRGDLRRPVPAGFGQCVSGRRVESLDRRGKVMIWRLDDGGAVLIHLGMSGRVGVSAGEPPAARHDHVRFRLDSGDVVTFHDPRRFGFVDYAAPGRLEFDPLLARLGPEPLSPAFDAAALAAGLAGRAQPVKLALLDQAVVAGLGNIYVCESLNRAGISPFAAAGSLGPRRVARLAAAIRAVLAEAVAAGGSTLRDHRRPDGGLGYFQMNFRVYDRAGSPCPSGRAGHVIKRVVQGGRSTYYCPVCQR
- the dut gene encoding deoxyuridinetriphosphatase (Evidence 2a : Function of homologous gene experimentally demonstrated in an other organism; PubMedId : 11375495, 1311056, 6139280, 8646539, 9757088; Product type e : enzyme) — translated: MTIVTVPVAVPVQRLDHAADLPLPRYQTPGSAGVDLLAAVAEPLTLAPGARALVPTGICIALPTGYEAQVRPRSGLALKHGVTVLNAPGTIDSDYRGEVCVILANLGAEPFTVARGERIAQMVVAPVTRIVWQSVGAALPETGRGAGGFGSTGTK
- the dfp gene encoding fused 4'-phosphopantothenoylcysteine decarboxylase; phosphopantothenoylcysteine synthetase, FMN-binding (Evidence 2a : Function of homologous gene experimentally demonstrated in an other organism; PubMedId : 12140293, 14686929, 20493562, 21216635, 21347951, 6139280; Product type e : enzyme), coding for MLAGKKVFLVISGGIAAYKALELIRRLQDRGAQVRCCLTANATQFVTPMAVSALSQGPVYMDQFSLKDESEMGHIELSRQSDLLVVAPATANILARMAAGIADELATTLLLATDKPVLVAPAMNVRMWLHAATQANVATLAARGIRFVGPGEGAMACNEFGPGRLAEVPEIVSAIETILNPHRPLAGQRAIVTSGPTVEPIDPVRFIANRSSGKQGHAIAAALAALGAEVTLVSGPTALPDPEGVATVRVESAREMLAACRAALPADVAVCAAAVADWGVEAVAEQKLKKEPGGAPPEIRLVPNPDILAALSAPGDARPRLVVGFAAETEKLVAHAQAKRARKGCDWIVANDVSAAAGTFGGDRNQVTLITEAGCEPWPAASKQAVAARLADRIAEALS
- a CDS encoding Ubiquinone biosynthesis monooxygenase UbiB → MFRSVRNTLRLLTIARVLARHDALFPLSKLPMTRRIAALAARVSNRRAAGRPGERLARALVELGPSFIKFGQALSTRADLVGDAVAADLSMLQDRIAPFPFAEVERIVAAEFERPIAELYAAFDPEPIAAASVAQVHRAVTRDGRTVAVKITRPGVEAAFERDVDLLYWLAEIADRTQPGLRRLRLHESVTAFADTVAMELDLRFEAAAASELAENFADDDTFRVPDVLWPLTGKNVLTTAWIENGIPIDERDRLAAAGFAPTAIAERAARAFFKMVFSDGFFHGDMHPGNLFVGAAGEIVAVDFGIMGRIGVAERRYLGEMLLAFLNGDYRRAAEVHFEAGYVPPDRSVDLFAQACRSIAEPILGLPAAEVSVARLLAQLFKVTETFGMEVQPQLLVLQKTMLTAEGIGRGLCPEVNFWELARPLIEEWMAQNVAPPAKIRRGVEDAWDAMRRIPEIVRRADAMSRQMAESGVKLHPDTVRALLDRRRSQIVHTWAPWALIVVLMAVLLTRM
- the ubiE gene encoding bifunctional 2-octaprenyl-6-methoxy-1,4-benzoquinone methylase and S-adenosylmethionine:2-DMK methyltransferase (Evidence 2a : Function of homologous gene experimentally demonstrated in an other organism; PubMedId : 10960098, 1444716, 195601, 365223, 4323297, 9045837, 9325429; Product type e : enzyme); the protein is MVRRVAIRYGAGMSSAPQDPGSASGETTHFGFRTVAAKAKAGLVREVFDSVADRYDVMNDLMSLGVHRAWKNAMLDALDPRPGRTYLDVAGGTGDIAFRIRERVAKTGGKARIVVADINTEMLRVGRDRAIDRGIAADLEWLCLDAQSVPLPDRSVDVYTIAFGLRNVTDIRLALSEARRVLKPGGRFLCLEFSKVVLPLLDKAYDAYSFTVLPFLGRTVAHNADAYRYLAESIRKMPPQDELAAWMRDAGLANVGYRNYSGGIAALHSGWRI
- a CDS encoding Predicted transcriptional regulator, giving the protein MLSPSKKTLFAIEAVLDIAYNAGGEPVQSSEITARQGIPRRYLEQTLQALVRANVLIGVRGPKGGYRLARERRRISVGDIVRVVQAAEGPPPEDNLPHSDIGVRVIQPMWEDLQGSLMAELDALSIDTLCQRASETGVPCQARDRLSYDI
- a CDS encoding conserved exported hypothetical protein (Evidence 4 : Homologs of previously reported genes of unknown function); protein product: MPERPGRARHQTGRARRPFHVLLSRLSAMKGRDMRRGRNWMRGAAAALALFCAAPALAQEYLSGHEDLPLLAGLHQDPDSVTVFDAPQGRIVETFAQTREPAKAVLAAYAETLPQMGWTRQSPARYVRGAETLVFEVVDAGPPTVVRILLTSD